From the genome of Chroococcidiopsis sp. TS-821:
TCTAGCAATATATCGAGTTCGTTCCGTGACAGCGATCACTCCTCGCGCATCTAATAAGTTGAATGTATGCGAACACTTCAATACATAATCCAAACTCGGTAAAACTAACCCTCTTTCAGTAAGTTGCTGCGCTTCTTGTTCGTACAAACTAAATAAAGTAAACAATAATTCTGGATTTGATGCTTCAAAGTTGTACGTACATTGTTCTATTTCCCCTTGCAAGTGAACATCTCCGTAAGTAATGTCATCCGTCCACTGAATCTTTGTAATCGCCTCTACTTCCTGAAGATACATTGCTAGTCTTTCTAGTCCGTAAGTTATTTCAATCGAAACTGGACGGCAATCAAGTCCTCCACACTGTTGAAAGTAAGTGAACTGTGTAATTTCCATTCCGTCTAGCCAAACTTCCCAACCAGTACCCCAAGCGCCAACAGTCGCATCTTCCCAGTTATCCTCAACAAACCGCACATCGTGATCTTCTGGGTAAATTCCCAATGCCCTGAGAGAATCAAGGTAAGTTTCTTGAATGTAGTCTGGTGAAGGCTTAATCAAAACTTGGTACTGATAGTAATACTGAAAGCGGTTCGGATTTTCGCCGTAACGCCCATCAGTAGGGCGGCGACACGGCTCAACATATGCAACTGCCCAAGGTTCAGGACCTAGAGCCCTAAGAAAAGTATGTGGATTTTTTGTTCCTGCGCCTTTTTCGATATCGTAAGGCTGGGCGATCAAGCAACCGCGATCGCTCCAAAACTGG
Proteins encoded in this window:
- the glyQ gene encoding glycine--tRNA ligase subunit alpha, yielding MNFQSIIAVLHQFWSDRGCLIAQPYDIEKGAGTKNPHTFLRALGPEPWAVAYVEPCRRPTDGRYGENPNRFQYYYQYQVLIKPSPDYIQETYLDSLRALGIYPEDHDVRFVEDNWEDATVGAWGTGWEVWLDGMEITQFTYFQQCGGLDCRPVSIEITYGLERLAMYLQEVEAITKIQWTDDITYGDVHLQGEIEQCTYNFEASNPELLFTLFSLYEQEAQQLTERGLVLPSLDYVLKCSHTFNLLDARGVIAVTERTRYIARIRSLARKVAQLYVQQRETLGFPLLKGKGGVAAHV